One Spirochaeta africana DSM 8902 genomic window carries:
- a CDS encoding sodium:solute symporter family protein translates to MNQWLIWGAMAAWTLVTLLVAVRAGRDLRGGAAEFFIGGRRIKGFVSGMTYAATTYSAFMLVGLVGLTYSSGVGAYGFEMTYLLCTVLLLVVFGPRFFVVGRRFAHVTPPELLANRLQHNGVALTAAIISFVMLIPYSAVQMMGAGFLVEGLTGGDVPFMAGVLVMAVLAGVSALWAGMRSVAWTDALQAMTMLITSLTALLYIAFRYFGSPLEFARTIERSHAELLQLTWDPNLFIGLTLPWAFFALTNPQVSQRMYVPDSPRSLRRMIMYFSVFGGIYTVISILFGYQAAALLPGLENPDSAMPVLLSRIPAGIGLIMFLGIFAAATSTLGSLILTLSSLLSRDVVRIFKPDISDRRERTIGKLGMVILLLAGTGFAALRPGLITVLSSMSSGGLLVMAPTIVAVFFWKRVTAAGAMVSMIAAGLLTAGLYISGWYPWGIWPPVWGLGLSTLLLMIVSRFTSPPANAAEWLDHLRQDLQAAGFTRRKRS, encoded by the coding sequence ATGAACCAGTGGCTGATCTGGGGCGCCATGGCTGCCTGGACACTCGTTACCCTGCTGGTTGCGGTACGGGCCGGTCGTGATCTGCGCGGCGGTGCTGCCGAATTTTTTATCGGCGGGCGGCGCATCAAGGGGTTTGTATCCGGCATGACCTATGCCGCCACCACCTACAGCGCTTTTATGCTGGTCGGTCTGGTCGGCCTGACCTATAGCAGCGGGGTAGGCGCCTACGGCTTCGAGATGACCTATCTGCTGTGCACGGTGTTGCTGCTGGTGGTGTTCGGGCCGCGCTTCTTTGTGGTCGGGCGTCGCTTTGCACATGTCACCCCGCCCGAACTGCTGGCGAACCGCTTGCAGCACAATGGTGTCGCGCTCACCGCCGCAATCATCTCGTTTGTGATGCTGATCCCCTACTCGGCGGTCCAAATGATGGGTGCCGGGTTCCTGGTCGAGGGGCTGACCGGCGGTGATGTGCCGTTTATGGCCGGGGTACTCGTAATGGCGGTGCTTGCCGGGGTCAGTGCGCTGTGGGCCGGGATGCGATCGGTCGCCTGGACCGATGCCCTGCAGGCAATGACCATGCTGATTACCAGCCTGACCGCACTGCTGTACATCGCGTTCCGGTACTTCGGTTCACCCCTTGAGTTTGCCCGCACGATAGAGCGCAGCCATGCAGAGCTGCTGCAGCTTACCTGGGATCCGAACCTGTTTATCGGGCTTACCCTGCCGTGGGCCTTCTTTGCATTGACCAATCCCCAGGTTTCCCAGCGGATGTATGTACCCGACTCGCCGCGCAGCCTGCGCCGGATGATCATGTACTTCTCGGTGTTCGGCGGCATCTACACCGTCATTTCGATACTCTTTGGCTATCAGGCAGCGGCCCTGCTGCCGGGGCTGGAGAACCCCGACAGTGCCATGCCGGTACTGCTGAGCAGGATCCCGGCCGGTATCGGCCTTATCATGTTTCTGGGGATCTTTGCGGCAGCAACCAGCACACTTGGCTCGCTGATACTCACCCTGAGCTCCCTGCTGTCGCGGGACGTGGTGCGAATCTTCAAGCCCGATATCTCCGATCGCCGGGAACGTACAATCGGCAAGCTCGGCATGGTTATCCTGCTGCTGGCCGGCACCGGGTTCGCCGCGCTGCGGCCCGGGCTGATTACCGTGCTGTCCAGCATGTCCAGCGGGGGACTGCTGGTGATGGCCCCGACCATAGTCGCGGTGTTTTTCTGGAAGCGGGTAACCGCAGCCGGTGCTATGGTGTCCATGATTGCCGCCGGGCTGCTGACTGCCGGTCTGTACATAAGCGGCTGGTATCCCTGGGGGATCTGGCCGCCGGTCTGGGGACTGGGACTGAGCACCCTGCTGCTGATGATTGTCAGTCGATTCACCAGCCCTCCGGCCAATGCCGCTGAGTGGCTGGATCACCTGCGGCAGGATCTGCAGGCGGCCGGATTTACCCGGCGAAAACGGAGCTAA
- a CDS encoding tRNA 2-thiocytidine biosynthesis TtcA family protein has product MQGFNAPMTQSVQRFVKQVGKAINTHGLIKAGDRVLMGISGGKDSLSMAYALASRRKWLPVQYDLQAVMVQWREHPIPDQELEQLDRFFAEIEVPFRRIPMTMRPPSFKGEFNCYLCARNRKRVLFELAREEGWNKIAFGHHMDDIVETTLMNMVVQGRYATMKVDQEFFDGLLRVIRPLCSVRESMVARAAGSLGLPVMGIDCPLKEVNLRKDIKRIVGELSEVHRYARENIIRSLSNIDLEYLPAQS; this is encoded by the coding sequence ATGCAGGGATTCAATGCACCGATGACACAGTCGGTACAGCGGTTTGTAAAACAGGTGGGCAAGGCTATCAACACCCATGGCCTGATCAAGGCTGGTGATCGGGTGTTGATGGGGATCAGCGGCGGCAAGGACTCACTGTCTATGGCCTACGCCCTGGCCTCTCGCCGCAAGTGGCTGCCGGTACAGTATGATCTGCAGGCAGTTATGGTACAGTGGCGCGAGCATCCCATCCCCGACCAGGAGCTCGAACAGCTGGACCGGTTTTTCGCCGAGATCGAGGTCCCGTTCCGGCGCATCCCTATGACCATGCGCCCCCCGTCCTTCAAGGGGGAGTTCAACTGCTACCTCTGTGCCCGCAATCGCAAGCGTGTCCTGTTCGAACTGGCCCGTGAGGAGGGCTGGAACAAGATCGCCTTCGGACATCATATGGATGACATTGTCGAGACCACCCTGATGAACATGGTGGTTCAGGGGCGCTACGCCACCATGAAGGTAGATCAGGAGTTCTTTGACGGATTACTGCGGGTGATACGCCCCCTGTGCAGTGTGCGTGAGTCGATGGTCGCGCGGGCAGCCGGATCGCTGGGGCTGCCGGTGATGGGCATCGACTGTCCGCTCAAAGAGGTGAACCTGCGCAAGGACATCAAGCGGATCGTCGGCGAACTTTCCGAGGTTCACCGCTACGCACGCGAGAATATTATCCGCTCGCTATCGAATATCGATCTGGAGTATCTGCCCGCGCAATCTTGA
- a CDS encoding sensor domain-containing diguanylate cyclase: MIGNRLFSIISVTVILGFVILTGFQALQEGVRTRDFIRDHEMRPLGMALAANLDRTAAYYHQVGQELLRDGFLRDWIISGEQDEKELRNFLEAIRSRYGMMDASIVSNLTETYYGTDGRTLVLDPSNQERDGWYYLYRDMLVETNIDSWYFPEKDKVGIWINVPILAADGSFLGVTGGGVLSEEFTETLYAFGTLPGINVYMARQDGQLVYASDTHLLQSGTNIDDLWKYSVRELLADAHPDHYVLREPQGINGPILWISYSEDWNTYMVLEKTGEVVFSRIRTTAVSSIIAGSLLTISFSFLTLVIVRVARKRIRQQTLELEILAGQDALTSLSNRLRFNDIILDELDRIGRTGEDSCLVLLDLDSFKSINDTYGHPTGDAVLIKIAGVIRDNLRKTDYAARFGGEEFALLLPGTDLDGAWKVAEKIRLAITMCKFDGEASLVSITASFGVASLDKDRASDTRELLHQVYSRADKALYRAKDNGKNRVELSTREIKS; encoded by the coding sequence GTGATAGGCAACCGCCTTTTTTCAATTATCAGCGTAACAGTAATCCTGGGATTTGTAATCCTCACTGGTTTTCAGGCGTTGCAAGAAGGTGTGCGGACACGCGATTTTATTCGCGATCATGAGATGCGGCCACTTGGTATGGCTCTGGCTGCCAACCTTGATCGCACGGCCGCATACTATCATCAGGTCGGGCAAGAGTTGCTGCGAGACGGTTTTTTGCGTGACTGGATAATTAGTGGGGAACAGGATGAAAAGGAATTACGGAATTTCCTGGAGGCGATACGTTCCCGATATGGCATGATGGATGCAAGTATCGTAAGTAATCTGACAGAGACCTATTACGGTACAGACGGCAGGACGCTTGTTCTCGACCCATCAAACCAGGAACGTGATGGATGGTATTATCTGTACAGGGATATGCTGGTTGAGACCAATATTGACTCCTGGTATTTCCCGGAGAAAGATAAGGTAGGAATCTGGATCAATGTACCGATCCTGGCCGCAGATGGAAGTTTCCTGGGGGTGACTGGTGGCGGGGTGCTATCCGAGGAGTTTACCGAGACCCTGTACGCATTTGGTACATTACCCGGAATCAATGTTTATATGGCGCGCCAAGATGGCCAGCTGGTGTATGCCAGTGATACACACTTACTGCAAAGCGGTACCAACATTGATGACCTGTGGAAGTATTCGGTGCGGGAACTGTTGGCAGATGCTCATCCGGATCATTATGTATTACGAGAACCTCAGGGAATAAACGGACCGATTCTGTGGATCAGCTATTCCGAAGACTGGAATACCTATATGGTGCTGGAAAAAACTGGCGAGGTGGTATTTTCTCGCATACGCACTACAGCGGTCAGCAGTATAATTGCCGGGAGTCTGCTCACTATCTCATTTTCCTTCCTTACTTTAGTGATAGTTCGGGTAGCCAGGAAACGGATTCGACAGCAAACACTGGAATTGGAAATCCTTGCTGGGCAGGATGCTTTGACCAGCCTGAGTAATCGCCTGCGGTTCAACGATATTATTCTTGATGAACTGGATCGGATTGGTCGTACAGGCGAAGACTCGTGTCTCGTGCTGCTGGATCTTGATAGCTTTAAGTCCATCAATGATACCTATGGACATCCGACAGGAGATGCAGTTCTGATTAAGATAGCAGGTGTAATCAGAGATAACTTGAGAAAGACCGATTATGCTGCTCGCTTTGGAGGTGAAGAATTCGCTCTGTTATTGCCTGGCACAGATCTTGACGGTGCTTGGAAGGTAGCAGAGAAGATTCGCCTCGCGATCACCATGTGCAAATTTGACGGCGAGGCCAGCCTTGTTTCAATCACGGCAAGCTTCGGAGTAGCATCACTCGACAAAGACCGCGCTTCTGACACGCGTGAGTTGCTGCATCAGGTGTACTCCAGAGCCGACAAGGCATTATATCGAGCAAAAGATAACGGAAAGAACCGTGTCGAGCTTTCTACGCGGGAAATAAAAAGCTGA
- a CDS encoding ABC-F family ATP-binding cassette domain-containing protein has product MIKLSKTRLSYGDRCLFANASMLVRSGDKIGLVGPNGAGKTSVFRLITGEETPDEGQVILEGSPVIGYFSQETGEMAGRSVIDEVLSGAGRLAEMGRQIAELEQRMSEGEPLSEAEMDRYGELQMEFAHRGGYDLENSAESILSGLGIGPDRWQDAVETFSGGWKMRIALAKILLLNPDVLLIDEPTNHLDIESILWLEEWLKQFAGAVVMTSHDRAFMTRICTRTVEVAGGTITTYSGDYDFYLQEREIRREQLIAAQRRQQAMLAKEEEFIARFAARASHAAQVQSRVKNLEKIERIVVPPDPKTMKIEWPPIQRSGDVVATMEDLGKAWELPGGGSHPVFSGISGVVERTNRIAVTGINGAGKSTLLKVLTGQTAPSQGSSQLGAGVQVGYFSQYSGDVLNPDNTILEEVQQRLPLAPIGTIKSILGSFQFSGDESDKKISVLSGGEKSRVILACILAQPVNFLVLDEPTNHLDITSREVLLDALQRFEGTIMIVSHDRWFLQHLVNRVFEIDHGRMRIYEGDYQYYLEARSPATAAS; this is encoded by the coding sequence ATGATCAAGCTTTCCAAAACCCGTCTCTCCTATGGCGATCGCTGCCTGTTTGCCAATGCCTCGATGCTGGTGCGCTCCGGCGACAAGATCGGGCTGGTTGGCCCCAACGGAGCCGGCAAGACCAGCGTCTTTCGGCTGATCACCGGCGAGGAAACCCCGGACGAGGGGCAGGTGATTCTGGAAGGATCGCCGGTCATCGGCTATTTCTCCCAGGAAACCGGGGAGATGGCCGGCCGCAGCGTGATCGACGAGGTGCTGTCGGGCGCCGGGCGCCTGGCCGAGATGGGTCGGCAAATCGCCGAACTGGAACAACGCATGTCAGAGGGGGAACCCCTCAGCGAGGCCGAGATGGACCGCTACGGCGAACTGCAGATGGAGTTTGCCCATCGCGGCGGCTACGACCTGGAAAACAGCGCCGAGTCGATCCTGAGCGGGCTTGGCATCGGCCCGGATCGCTGGCAGGACGCAGTCGAGACCTTCTCCGGGGGGTGGAAGATGCGCATCGCGCTGGCCAAGATCCTGCTGCTGAATCCCGATGTACTGCTGATCGACGAACCGACCAATCACCTGGATATCGAGTCTATCCTGTGGCTGGAGGAATGGCTCAAACAGTTTGCCGGCGCGGTGGTAATGACCAGCCATGACCGGGCCTTTATGACCCGCATCTGCACCCGCACCGTCGAGGTTGCCGGGGGCACCATCACCACCTACAGTGGCGACTACGACTTTTACCTGCAGGAGCGCGAGATCCGCCGCGAACAGCTCATTGCCGCCCAGCGCCGGCAACAGGCAATGCTGGCCAAGGAAGAAGAGTTTATCGCCCGCTTCGCCGCCCGGGCATCACACGCAGCCCAGGTACAGTCACGGGTCAAAAACCTGGAAAAGATCGAGCGCATCGTGGTGCCCCCGGATCCGAAAACCATGAAGATCGAGTGGCCGCCGATCCAGCGCAGCGGCGATGTCGTGGCAACTATGGAGGACCTGGGCAAGGCCTGGGAGCTACCGGGCGGCGGCAGCCATCCGGTGTTCAGCGGGATCAGCGGGGTGGTGGAACGCACCAACCGGATCGCAGTGACCGGCATCAATGGCGCCGGTAAATCAACCCTGCTGAAGGTCCTGACCGGCCAAACCGCCCCAAGCCAGGGCAGCAGCCAGCTTGGTGCCGGGGTACAGGTTGGCTACTTCAGCCAGTACTCGGGGGACGTACTGAACCCGGACAACACCATCCTCGAGGAGGTCCAGCAGCGGCTGCCGCTGGCACCAATCGGCACCATCAAGAGCATCCTGGGTTCGTTCCAGTTCTCCGGGGATGAAAGCGACAAAAAAATCTCGGTGCTGTCCGGCGGTGAGAAAAGCCGGGTGATACTGGCCTGCATCCTGGCCCAGCCAGTGAACTTTCTGGTGCTGGATGAACCCACCAACCACCTGGACATCACCAGCCGCGAGGTGCTGCTGGACGCCCTGCAGCGCTTTGAGGGAACCATCATGATTGTCAGCCATGACCGCTGGTTTCTCCAGCATCTGGTGAACCGGGTGTTCGAGATCGACCATGGCCGGATGCGCATATACGAGGGCGACTACCAGTATTATCTGGAGGCACGCAGTCCCGCGACTGCCGCCTCCTGA
- a CDS encoding transglycosylase domain-containing protein: MGNRPRGNHNTISPAAAGILRVVYTATGVVLAGIGIFLVAALLEAPEIDLADDPGPDIVLYDTNEDEIELTEGRFTPLPRMPAALVDAIIAVEDRRFFEHWGIDPNAILRAALANLRNMSVVQGGSTLTQQLARTLFLGREQTLQRKIQEAYIALRLEQRYSKAEILELYLNHVYFGSGSHGAAAAARRYFDQDVAELELHQAAMLAGIPRSPAYYTPAAHPEIARRRRATVLHSMYDMGYISQGERDAALDADLEVLDRREALGSEFYFIDYVYRQVEQLFGDSPQSQLHVYTTLDPDAHQAAEQALQSMIDDGILPTDGSADSSRETGSEYADEQPQAAIVLLDAESGGIRAMIGGRGSSEFNRALYSPRQPGSAFKPFVYSAAIKRGDHPGMIVNDLPVYEEKTEDRYEVWPRNFDDVYRGLVSYRTALERSMNVPAVRIARDIGIPELRSVVEDFGFSTLHEDDGEAEHYSFALGGLTEGVTPLEMAAAYSVFATGGYRVPPHAVVRIADRSDNTLYSAADSTLEHRRESILTEAEAFLISDMLRTAVERGTGTMARLTDHTAAGKTGTSDDNTDAWFTGYTRELVGSVWLGDDRSKPMQYNSHHELTGVHASQLWGRLMEHYLDSRESAEDSTFDPWEPPEGLQQIDQHRFTGTLDETTGSPEFTAAPQPSAVPRLPPQISLPEDRPLALLYDDADRLLPDREDPLPAPRFLPADFDPDRPGYRFGAARIPLGSDATVFPDGESFTGTYKPAAGEPVQHIDPETGLPSDPHGIQLQTATRIQQPIPLGAAAGILNLPQGGLSGSPIDTPP; the protein is encoded by the coding sequence ATGGGAAATCGACCCAGAGGGAACCACAACACCATCTCTCCGGCAGCTGCCGGCATCCTGCGGGTGGTCTATACAGCTACCGGAGTTGTTCTGGCCGGCATTGGTATTTTTCTTGTCGCAGCTCTGCTGGAAGCCCCGGAAATTGATCTGGCTGACGACCCTGGCCCTGACATTGTGCTGTACGATACAAACGAGGACGAGATCGAGCTGACCGAGGGCAGGTTCACCCCATTGCCACGGATGCCAGCCGCACTTGTTGACGCCATCATTGCGGTAGAGGATCGCCGGTTTTTTGAGCACTGGGGCATTGATCCCAATGCCATTCTCCGGGCTGCACTGGCGAATTTGCGCAACATGTCGGTGGTGCAAGGCGGCAGCACCCTTACCCAACAGCTGGCGCGGACGCTGTTTCTGGGCCGGGAGCAGACCCTGCAGCGGAAGATCCAGGAGGCCTATATCGCGCTTCGTCTCGAGCAGCGCTATAGCAAAGCCGAGATACTGGAGCTCTACCTGAACCATGTCTACTTCGGCTCAGGCAGTCATGGTGCAGCAGCTGCCGCCCGGCGCTATTTTGATCAGGATGTAGCCGAGCTGGAACTGCATCAGGCAGCCATGCTGGCTGGTATTCCCCGCTCACCAGCGTACTATACCCCTGCAGCCCATCCCGAGATCGCCCGTCGTCGCCGCGCCACCGTTCTGCACAGCATGTATGATATGGGATACATCAGTCAGGGCGAACGGGATGCAGCCCTGGATGCCGATCTGGAGGTGTTGGACCGGCGGGAGGCACTGGGCTCGGAATTCTATTTTATCGACTATGTGTATCGGCAGGTTGAACAGCTGTTTGGCGACAGTCCGCAATCCCAGCTGCATGTCTACACCACCCTTGACCCAGATGCACATCAGGCTGCCGAGCAGGCTCTGCAGTCCATGATTGATGACGGCATCCTGCCAACAGACGGCAGTGCCGACAGCTCCCGGGAAACCGGCAGCGAGTATGCCGACGAACAGCCCCAGGCAGCTATCGTTCTGCTGGATGCAGAATCCGGTGGGATCCGCGCCATGATTGGCGGGCGCGGCAGCAGTGAATTCAACCGGGCACTGTATTCTCCCCGCCAACCCGGTTCGGCATTCAAACCCTTTGTCTATTCAGCCGCGATCAAGCGCGGAGATCACCCCGGTATGATAGTAAACGACCTCCCCGTATACGAGGAAAAAACCGAAGACCGGTACGAAGTGTGGCCACGCAACTTCGACGACGTCTACCGCGGCCTGGTCAGCTACCGTACCGCACTGGAACGATCGATGAATGTTCCTGCCGTGCGGATTGCACGTGATATCGGCATCCCGGAGCTGCGCTCGGTCGTGGAGGATTTCGGGTTTTCCACCCTGCACGAGGATGACGGAGAGGCTGAGCATTACTCCTTCGCTCTGGGCGGGCTGACCGAGGGGGTAACCCCACTGGAGATGGCCGCCGCCTACAGCGTCTTTGCTACCGGTGGATATCGCGTGCCACCACACGCGGTGGTGCGCATCGCCGACCGCAGCGACAACACCCTTTATTCGGCAGCGGACAGTACACTCGAGCATCGCCGTGAGTCGATACTGACAGAGGCAGAGGCATTTCTGATCTCCGATATGCTGCGTACTGCTGTCGAGCGCGGCACCGGGACCATGGCCAGACTGACAGACCACACCGCTGCCGGAAAAACCGGTACCAGCGATGATAACACCGATGCCTGGTTTACCGGATACACCCGGGAGCTGGTCGGTTCGGTATGGCTGGGTGATGACCGGAGCAAACCGATGCAGTACAACAGCCATCACGAACTGACTGGCGTGCATGCCTCCCAGCTGTGGGGACGCCTGATGGAACACTACCTTGACTCCCGGGAATCAGCAGAGGACAGCACCTTTGACCCCTGGGAACCGCCAGAGGGACTGCAGCAGATCGATCAGCATCGATTTACCGGGACCCTGGATGAAACCACAGGGTCGCCTGAGTTTACTGCAGCGCCACAGCCCTCGGCAGTGCCAAGACTGCCCCCGCAGATTTCCCTGCCGGAGGACCGCCCGCTGGCATTACTGTACGACGATGCCGACAGGCTGCTGCCCGATCGAGAAGATCCCTTGCCAGCCCCCAGGTTTCTGCCCGCGGATTTCGATCCTGATCGACCAGGTTATCGATTCGGTGCCGCACGTATTCCATTGGGATCGGATGCAACAGTATTTCCGGACGGAGAGAGCTTTACCGGCACCTACAAGCCAGCGGCCGGAGAGCCGGTACAGCACATCGACCCCGAAACCGGACTGCCGTCGGATCCGCATGGTATCCAGTTGCAAACAGCCACCCGAATACAGCAGCCAATACCGCTCGGTGCCGCTGCGGGGATCCTGAACCTGCCCCAGGGCGGCCTTTCTGGCAGCCCGATTGACACACCGCCCTGA
- a CDS encoding Do family serine endopeptidase: MIQTTWKQRFIMLAAVFAVFVAGLVFGAVLLRSGSSNSGPYQQVSGSQEVGGTRIEQSVRPLPEAEDGSFAQVAEQVLPTVVEVSVVAMVEQQSPSNMFEFFFGPRQDQPRREFERPGLGSGVIVRHTGSDVYVLTNNHVVGEADEIEVGLYDGRSYEAELVGGDERTDLALLRFTSTGDIPVADLGSSDDLRVGDWVLAIGNPFGFHSTVTAGIVSATGRRAQQAGAGLPELTDFIQTDAAINPGNSGGALVNMQGEVVGINTWIVGGQTGGSVGLGFAIPMSQAIGAIDQFIEQGRIVYGWLGVSIADASADALPSLAEDLGILDRSGSLILNVYRGAPAAEHGLLPGDYVIGIDDAAIGDTLDFQRVVGSIPPGESRVFRIVRDGSEQTVEITIEERAPEDQLTDAGDIWPGVTVLPLDDDLRRETRIPDSVDGVVVAAVPQNSPAAAAGIRPGDVVTRVDGAEVATAREFYRLLADAGARLELTVARRDAEVDIRLPGL, translated from the coding sequence ATGATTCAGACAACCTGGAAGCAGCGATTTATTATGCTGGCTGCAGTGTTTGCCGTCTTTGTTGCCGGATTGGTGTTCGGGGCGGTGCTGCTGCGCTCTGGCAGTAGCAATTCTGGCCCGTACCAGCAGGTGAGCGGTTCGCAGGAAGTGGGGGGCACCCGGATCGAACAGTCCGTGCGCCCACTCCCGGAAGCCGAGGATGGTTCCTTTGCCCAGGTAGCCGAGCAGGTCCTGCCGACTGTGGTAGAGGTAAGCGTGGTTGCCATGGTGGAGCAGCAGAGCCCCTCGAATATGTTCGAGTTTTTCTTTGGCCCCCGTCAGGATCAACCTCGACGGGAGTTCGAGCGTCCCGGCCTGGGGTCGGGGGTTATTGTACGTCACACCGGTAGTGATGTGTATGTGCTAACCAACAATCATGTTGTTGGCGAGGCTGACGAGATCGAGGTCGGGCTGTATGACGGTCGCAGCTATGAGGCAGAACTGGTGGGTGGTGATGAGCGGACCGACCTGGCGTTGCTGCGGTTCACCTCTACTGGCGATATCCCGGTGGCAGATCTTGGCAGCAGCGATGACCTGCGCGTGGGGGACTGGGTCCTGGCAATCGGGAACCCCTTCGGTTTCCATTCCACCGTAACCGCGGGTATTGTCAGTGCCACCGGTCGGCGGGCACAGCAGGCCGGTGCCGGCCTGCCGGAGCTGACAGATTTTATCCAGACTGATGCGGCAATCAACCCCGGCAACTCCGGTGGGGCTCTGGTGAATATGCAGGGCGAGGTCGTTGGCATCAATACCTGGATTGTTGGCGGGCAGACTGGCGGGAGTGTCGGGCTCGGATTTGCAATCCCGATGAGTCAGGCGATCGGGGCAATAGACCAGTTTATCGAGCAGGGACGGATCGTGTATGGCTGGCTGGGTGTCAGCATAGCAGATGCCTCTGCCGATGCTCTGCCAAGCCTGGCCGAGGATCTTGGTATACTTGATCGCAGCGGCTCACTGATTCTGAATGTGTATCGGGGTGCGCCGGCAGCTGAACACGGTTTACTGCCCGGGGATTACGTTATCGGGATCGATGATGCAGCGATTGGTGATACCCTGGACTTCCAGCGAGTGGTGGGCTCGATTCCTCCAGGTGAATCGCGGGTCTTCCGGATTGTTCGCGATGGCAGCGAACAGACAGTAGAGATAACCATTGAGGAGCGTGCACCCGAAGATCAGCTGACAGATGCAGGCGACATCTGGCCGGGGGTAACCGTGCTGCCGCTGGATGATGATCTGCGCCGGGAAACCCGGATTCCCGACTCGGTCGACGGGGTGGTGGTTGCTGCGGTACCGCAGAACAGCCCGGCGGCAGCCGCCGGGATCCGTCCGGGGGATGTAGTCACCCGTGTAGACGGCGCCGAGGTTGCCACTGCCCGGGAGTTTTACCGACTGCTCGCCGATGCCGGGGCGCGACTTGAGCTCACGGTCGCCCGACGGGATGCCGAGGTGGATATCCGGTTGCCGGGGCTGTAG
- a CDS encoding shikimate kinase, which produces MSNLVLIGMPGAGKSTVGVLAAKVLGMDFVDTDVIIQQAAGRLLPEIIQEEGIDEFLDIEGEILGSLDLTDTVVSTGGSAVMRPAAVSSLGKGGLVVYLSVPTDEIERRVTNLADRGIAMGPGQNLQGVFAEREPRYREAADVIIDCSGRDIEAVVHAVAEAWHAS; this is translated from the coding sequence ATGAGCAACTTGGTTCTGATCGGAATGCCGGGAGCCGGCAAGAGTACCGTCGGGGTACTGGCCGCCAAGGTACTGGGCATGGATTTTGTAGACACCGATGTCATCATCCAGCAGGCCGCCGGCAGGCTGCTGCCGGAGATCATCCAGGAAGAGGGCATCGACGAGTTTCTGGATATAGAGGGTGAGATACTCGGATCGCTGGATCTGACGGACACAGTAGTCAGCACCGGCGGCAGCGCCGTAATGCGACCCGCAGCGGTCAGTTCGCTGGGAAAGGGCGGCCTGGTGGTGTATCTGTCGGTACCAACAGACGAGATTGAACGGCGGGTAACCAACCTGGCCGACCGCGGGATTGCCATGGGTCCCGGCCAGAATCTGCAGGGGGTGTTCGCCGAGCGCGAGCCCCGCTATCGGGAAGCAGCCGATGTGATAATCGACTGCAGCGGCAGGGACATCGAGGCTGTGGTCCATGCGGTTGCCGAGGCCTGGCACGCAAGTTAG
- a CDS encoding endonuclease III domain-containing protein, producing MQKTASAPAGPSQLFTLLYRIHGPQDWWPIAGRSPDIQRNHLAVPTQPEYRWEIMVGAVLTQNTSWSNVERALAQLRTAGVFSPEHIASLPVDELAMLIRSSGYYNQKARKLKLLAAACIEESWLDTTGPDYTRPVTTGTVMQSPAGYGIPQDSSPGRERLLEIWGIGPETADCILLYACGKPVFVIDAYTRRILARLYPDGLPPAESPDTGSTGHPPASPIDPHRARYRLLQAWFSARLEADTRLFNEYHALLVRHAVEFCRTKPLCGECPLGPQHQAICPGVSA from the coding sequence ATGCAGAAAACCGCATCAGCCCCAGCCGGCCCGTCACAACTATTTACCCTGCTGTACCGGATTCACGGCCCCCAGGACTGGTGGCCGATAGCCGGCCGCAGTCCCGACATCCAGCGGAACCACCTGGCGGTACCGACACAACCGGAATATCGCTGGGAGATCATGGTGGGGGCAGTTCTGACCCAGAACACCAGCTGGAGCAATGTAGAGCGCGCGCTGGCGCAGCTGCGGACTGCCGGGGTCTTCTCACCGGAACATATAGCATCCCTGCCGGTTGATGAGCTTGCCATGCTGATCCGTTCCTCGGGCTACTATAACCAGAAGGCACGAAAACTCAAGCTGCTGGCCGCAGCCTGCATTGAGGAGTCCTGGCTGGATACCACCGGACCGGATTATACCCGACCGGTCACCACAGGCACGGTAATGCAGTCGCCCGCAGGATATGGCATCCCGCAGGATAGCAGCCCGGGGCGCGAACGGCTGCTGGAGATCTGGGGGATCGGCCCGGAGACCGCCGACTGTATCCTGCTGTATGCCTGCGGCAAACCGGTATTTGTCATCGACGCCTACACCAGGCGCATTCTGGCCCGGCTGTATCCCGATGGCCTGCCACCGGCCGAATCCCCGGACACCGGCAGTACCGGACATCCACCCGCCAGCCCGATAGATCCCCACCGGGCACGCTACCGCCTGCTGCAGGCATGGTTCTCGGCCCGGCTGGAGGCTGACACCCGGCTGTTCAATGAGTACCACGCCCTTTTGGTCCGACATGCAGTGGAGTTTTGCCGCACCAAGCCGCTGTGCGGGGAGTGTCCTTTGGGTCCGCAGCACCAGGCGATATGCCCCGGGGTCTCCGCCTGA